The Kosmotoga olearia TBF 19.5.1 sequence TGATGAGTGTTACACCAATTAGAATCAAAGGAAGCAAAAGCAACCTTCTTATGATGTACGCGGTCACCTGTGTATCACTCCTTCGGCATAAAAAAATTTGAGATTTAAGAAACTAATTAAATTATACATGAGGAAAGAAAAAGATAAAAGAGGCCAGGGTTAACAAACCCTGGCCTCTAAAGTGAAATTACTTGAAGATTTGCTTATTATTCTTCCTTGGAGAGTTCGTAGTAATTGGCACCAGATCTCAACGGATGTGGATACCAGCCTTTGACCCAGGTTCTCTCTACGTGGAATCCGAGAGGCATGTAGAGAGGAACACCAACAGCATTTTCGATAACGATCTTCTGAACTTTTATGTAGAGTTCTTCACGTTTCTTCGGATCGATCTCCTTAACAGCCTGGAATATGAGAGGATCCAGGTATTTTTCAGCGAATTCAAGGAAGGGTTTACCCTGTCTGGAAGCGTAAACACCCTTCGTGGAGTAGTAGGTCGCTATGAAGTTGTGTGGATCAGGATAGTCGGCAAGCCATCCGATTATGAATGCAGGCATGTAACCCGCTCTCTGAGCCTTCAGGTAGGTCGGCCACTGGACACCCTGAACCTCAATCTTGAACTTAGGATTGATGGATTCGATGAAGAATTTCAGCATTTCAGCGGCTGTTTGTCTGGCTTCGTTACCGGTGTTGTAAAGAAGTGTGAGTTTGAACCCTTTCTTCCAGAGTTCTCCGTTGAAGGCTTTCTTGAATTCTTCAGTGGCTTTTTGCAAGTTGAACTCGGGCACCGGAAGCGTAGGATCGAATCCTAAGTAGCCTTCGGGGAGGTCGGTCGGAACAAGCTTACCGAGTCCATTGAGAACCTCGTTTATGAATACTTCACCATTGTAACAGTATGCAAATGCCTTTCTAACATGCACATCGCTGAAGAAGTTAAGCGGTATACCATTTCCGTCGAGTTTTCCGCTTCCGACGTATTCACTGCCTTCCCTGACTTCCCAGTTAAAGTGGAGGGAAGCGATGACGGATGTTGGGTATCCTTCAATAACCCTGACACCGGGGAGATTTATAACCTGATCCCTGTATTGTGCAGGGACATAGACCATATCAGCGTCTCCAGCCTCAAGCATGGCTTTTCTGGTGGAGTATTCGTCGATACCCCAGATGATGACTGTCTTTAGCTTGGCGGGACCTCTCCAGTATTCGTCATATCTTTCGAGGATAACCTTCTGTTGTGCACGATCCCATTCGACGAGCTTGAATGGACCGGAACCGGCTTCAGCAGAATGCAGTGGGGTTTCTTCAGGCTGGAGGTCATGCCATTTCCACCAACCGTCGGCATTTCCGTCCCAGGTACCGTTGGCCTTTGCCCATTCAGAATCAAGAACGGCGCTCCAACCGGCATAGTGGGAGATTATCCACATGAACGGTGCAAATGGAGCGTGAAGTGTAAATATAACGTTATCGCCTTCGACCTCAACCAGAGGATCGATGACTTCGTTGTAGAAAGCGATGAGCTTTGCCTTTGCCTCTTCAGAGGTTGGTTCTCTATTCTCATCTACAGCCTCGGAGTAGGGCATGCCAGCGTAAGCCTCGAACCAGTCTTCGAGACACTGGTAATCCCCACCGGAAAGGGCCTCGATGATCATCCACATTGGTCCTCCAGCAGGATCAAAGAGGATACCTCTTTCAAAACTGTACTCGACATCGTAAGGTGTGAGTTCTCTACCTGTGTGGAACTTGATGCCTTTTCTTATCGGGAATATGTACTTTGTACCGCCATCCTGAATGAGACCGTTTTCGATAGACGGTACTTCCGTGGCGATCATGGGTTCAAATTCAGTAACTGAGTCACCTTTGTACTTTATAAGGTTATCATAAACGTTAAGGATGACTCCTCCGCCAGCGGTTTCATAACAATAATGTGGATCGAGCGTTTCAGGCTCACCGATGGTCA is a genomic window containing:
- a CDS encoding ABC transporter substrate-binding protein; amino-acid sequence: MRKAFLLTLAVLLVAIVGLAEVKNPDTFITLTIGEPETLDPHYCYETAGGGVILNVYDNLIKYKGDSVTEFEPMIATEVPSIENGLIQDGGTKYIFPIRKGIKFHTGRELTPYDVEYSFERGILFDPAGGPMWMIIEALSGGDYQCLEDWFEAYAGMPYSEAVDENREPTSEEAKAKLIAFYNEVIDPLVEVEGDNVIFTLHAPFAPFMWIISHYAGWSAVLDSEWAKANGTWDGNADGWWKWHDLQPEETPLHSAEAGSGPFKLVEWDRAQQKVILERYDEYWRGPAKLKTVIIWGIDEYSTRKAMLEAGDADMVYVPAQYRDQVINLPGVRVIEGYPTSVIASLHFNWEVREGSEYVGSGKLDGNGIPLNFFSDVHVRKAFAYCYNGEVFINEVLNGLGKLVPTDLPEGYLGFDPTLPVPEFNLQKATEEFKKAFNGELWKKGFKLTLLYNTGNEARQTAAEMLKFFIESINPKFKIEVQGVQWPTYLKAQRAGYMPAFIIGWLADYPDPHNFIATYYSTKGVYASRQGKPFLEFAEKYLDPLIFQAVKEIDPKKREELYIKVQKIVIENAVGVPLYMPLGFHVERTWVKGWYPHPLRSGANYYELSKEE